GGTTTTAAGGACTATAAACTGGTTTCATTTCTTTCACTTATTTTTTAAATTGAGCTTTCTCCAAACAAACAATTTTATTTATTTTTTATGAGATTTTTATCTTCTACCTGGGAGTTTTCTCATATAGAACTTATGCTTATTATAGTCTAACTCGATAAGCTTTTCTTCTTTAATCAAATTCTTTACCAAATTCCAATCGGTGCCAGCTTTCCGTAAAAATTCATCTACCGCTTTAGCACGCATCGGATGAACTGAGGTAATGCTGAGCAAATCTTCCTCCACATTCCCAGTAAAAGCAAAACCTGAACCTTCATATCCTGTGAGGCATTCTACATTATCCTCACCAAGGATCGCACTGAAAACTTGATAAGCCATATTCACGGCTCGCTCTACAGCAGGTTTAACCCATCGCTCAGCTGGAGGTCTAGTTGGAATTGCAACAAAGGCTTTATCTGGATTCAATTGTTCTAGGAATTTGGCTATGTTATCAATTTCTTTTTCTTTATCATTTATCCCATCTATAAGCATCGTTTCTGTGATAATCTTGCAATTATAAGTTTCGGAAAATTCTAGAATCTCCTTTAGGATTTCAGGGAGCTTTAGCAAGCCATAAGGTCTATTTATCTGATGCCAGATACCCTCATCAACAGCATCTATTTTAAATGAGATCAGATCCGCCTTAGCTAAATCTTCTTTAACATCTTCCCTATAAAGGAGTGAAGCATTAGTTATTACAACTATCTTTATCCCTAAGTATTTCAATAATTCAATCTCCTTCCCAAGATTGATGTCCAAAGTAGGCTCGCCGTCAGGAACAAAAGTCAGATGGTCTATGGGCTCTTCCTTTTTCCTCACTTTATTTATCTTCTCTTTAACCTTCCTGAAAATATGTTCAGGTTTATAAAAAGCCTGTCTATCAACCTGCATCTTTATAGTTCTCCCGAGCTGACAGTAAATACAAGAATAGGTGCAAATCTTTGCTGGAATATTGTTTATTCCTAAGCTACGTCCCAGTCGCCTCGAGGGGACTGGACCGAAGACAGTCATGACCAAAGCCTCTAAAAATTAATCGTCATAACTTTACTGCACCAGTATATATATGTGTGATCTACTTCGAAATATCAGGAAACATTTTAGCATCTATCTGATAGTATTTAATTCAATTCGCATTTATACGATATATTAGAGCGCGTATTTCCTTTTATGTATTGATATTATATTTTTAGTTCAAGCAGCCAATATCTTTTAGATTTTTTATCAATTTCTCTAAGTTGGTGGTGTAACAGGGGGCGGGGATGGAGGTGGTGTCGATGTCGGAGGGGCTCCTCTTCTTAAAAAGTAGAAGATGATGATTATCACTACCACTATTATTATTATCGCAATGATCGCGATAGTTGTAAGATCGAGTCCGAATATACCTGTACTCACAGTAAAGTTGACCATAGCCTCTTTTGCATTTTCTGCTCCATCTACAGCCTTTACGT
The DNA window shown above is from Candidatus Methylarchaceae archaeon HK02M2 and carries:
- a CDS encoding radical SAM protein, whose translation is MQVDRQAFYKPEHIFRKVKEKINKVRKKEEPIDHLTFVPDGEPTLDINLGKEIELLKYLGIKIVVITNASLLYREDVKEDLAKADLISFKIDAVDEGIWHQINRPYGLLKLPEILKEILEFSETYNCKIITETMLIDGINDKEKEIDNIAKFLEQLNPDKAFVAIPTRPPAERWVKPAVERAVNMAYQVFSAILGEDNVECLTGYEGSGFAFTGNVEEDLLSITSVHPMRAKAVDEFLRKAGTDWNLVKNLIKEEKLIELDYNKHKFYMRKLPGRR